The window TTCCATTTTTACCAGCCCCGGAACAGATCAGGGTATTGCAAGAGCTGTAAAAAAACTGCAGGCAGATTTTCAAAAAGTAACAGGAGCACAGCCGGTACTTCTTAATCAGGTTTCAGGATTGCAGTCTCCCTTAGTCATTATTGGAACGGCAGGCACAAAATCAGTCATTGATGATCTCATCAGGCAAAAAAAAATAGATGGGAAAGCCTTAACCGGAAAACGGGAAAAATATATCATTCAGAACATCAGCAATCCTTTTCCGGGAGTTTCTGAAGCCATTGTGATTGCAGGAAGTGACAAAAGAGGAACCATTTACGGAATTTACGAAATGTCTCAGCAGATAGGCGTTTCGCCATGGTATTACTGGGCAGACGTTCCGGTTCAGGTGAAAGATCATTTATATTTCAAAAAAGGGACCTATACAGATGGTGAGCCAGCTGTAGAATACCGGGGCATTTTCCTTAACGATGAAGAACCTTCGTTGGGAGGTTGGGCAAGGGCAACTTTCGGAGGAATAAACAGTCAGTTTTACGAAAAAGTTTTTGAGCTGATCCTGCGCCTGAAAGGAAATTATATCTGGCCGGCAATGTGGGGAAAAGCATTTTATGATGATGATGCTCTCAGCGGTCCGCTGGCCAATGAGATGGGAATTGTGATGGGAACTTCTCACCACGAGCCTATGGCTTTGGCACAAACGGACTGGCACAGGTATATCAAAAAAAATAATCTCCCGAATGTCTGGGATTACAGTAAAAATGCAGAAGTGCTGCAGAAATTCTGGAAATCCGGGATAGAAAGAAGCAAAAACTGGGAAAAGCTGGTAACAGTGGGAATGCGGGGTGATGGCGATGAAGCAATGGGGGATGGTACCAATATTTCTCTGCTGGAGAAAATTGTGAAAGACCAGCGTAAGATTATTGCTGAGGTTACCGGGAAAAAAGCAGAGAAAACACCTCAGGTGTGGGCACTGTATAAAGAAGTTCAGGATTATTATGACCAAGGAATGAGAGTGCCGGACGATGTTATTCTGCTGTTCTGTGATGATAACTGGGGAAATGTAAGAAAGCTTCCCGACTTTTCAAAACCCTTGCATAAAGGAGGATACGGAATCTACTATCATTTCGATTATGTGGGTGGACCGAGAAATTCCAAATGGATCAACATCAGTCCCATTCAGAGAGTCTGGGAGCAGATGAATCTTTCTTATGAGCACAAAGTAGATAAGCTTTGGATTGTTAATGTTGGAGATTTAAAACCAATGGAATTTCCTGTCAGCTTTTTCCTGAAAATGGCCTGGAATCCTAAGCAGTTTAATGCCGGAAATCTTTTTGAATATACAGAAGAATGGGCCGCTCAGCAGTTTGGAGAAAAGCATGCGCGGGAAATTGCCAGGCTGATTAATCTGTACTCCAAATACAACAGAAGAGTAACCCCTGAAACCCTTGACAGCAAAACCTACAGCCTTCAGAATTATAATGAATTTGAAACGGTTTTAAATGACTACAGAACATTAGCTTTAGAAGCTTTACGCTTAAAAGAACAAATCCCTTCCGATTATCAGGATGCTTATTATCAGCTGGTTTTGTACCCGATTGATGCGTGCAGCAATTTATACGAAATGTATTATGCGGTGGCAAAAAACAGGGAACTTGCTGCGAAAAAAGATCCGGAAGCTAATATTTATGCTGATAAAGTGAAGGCATGCTTTGAAAGAAATGCTTATCTGGACAATCAATACAACAATGTGATAGCCGGAGGAAAATGGAAGCATATGATGGATCAGATGAGAATCGGATACAAAAGCTGGGCAGACGGAAAAGAAAACATAATGCCTGAAGTTACCTATATTTCGGACGCTGAGGTTCCCAAAGAAAAGATATTTCAGGAGAAAAACGGCTATGTTTCCATTGAGGCAGAAAATTTTGCAAGAATGAATCAGTCCGACAGAATTCATTGGAAAGTAATTCCTGATTTCGGAAAAACAAAATCCGGGGTAACAACCTTTCCGCAGAATGCCTATCCTAAAACGGAAGAAAATATCTGGCTGGAGTATGATATTAACTTTGAATCTAAAGGAGAACTGGAAGTTGAGCTTCTTTTAGCACCTACCTTAAATTTTAATCACAATAAAGGACTCCGCTACGAAATTTCATGGGACGATCAGCCTGCACAGGTTGTGAATTTCAACGGTCATTACAAAGGAGAATTGGGAAAATGGCAGTCCGAACATATTATTAAATCCATTACAAAACATTCGATTTCGCAGGCAGGAAAACATACATTACGTTTCAGAGTGCTCGAACCGGGCATTGTACTGGAAAAAATATTGATCAACACAGGAGGTTTAAAACCCTCTTATCTGGGCGCTCCGGAAAGTGAAATGCTTCACTAATGCTAACATAGTTAGATAACTAATTCTTCAAACCCGATTCTGATGGTTATGGTAAAATGAGAGTCTTACCAGGGAATCTTTGTCCTTATTTGAATTGTTTACACTCAAAATCACAAATTTTAAACCCAAACATTATGAAAAAATTTTTAAACCTTATAGCCATGTATTCCATGGTTTTGTATTTCAGCGGTACGCTGCAGGGTCAGCTTACTACGGTAAAAATTGATAAGAATATTACGTATCAGAAAATCAGAGGATTCGGAGGATTTGTGTGCAGCCCTCAGTTTGCTTACAACCATATGTCTACAGCCGAAATTCAGACTCTCTGGGGAGCCTCCAGTGAAGGCGGATATAATATGATGAGATTGTATATTCCCGAAAACAGCAGCAACTGGAGTTCCGTATTGGCTACAGCCCAGCTTGCCAAATCTATGGGACTCACTATTTTTGCAACACCATGGACAATGCCCGCAGCCTGGAAGACCAATAACCATGTCAATGCAGTGTACACGGATACCAATGGAGTACAGCAGATAGGGTACCTGAAAACCGAAAACTATCAGGACTATGCCCTTTATCTCAACAGCTTTGTTACTTATCTTCAGAATAACGGGGTAGATCTTGATTATATTTCTATTCAAAATGAACCGGATGAGATGGCTCAGTACCAGGGATGTATCTGGACGCCGGCTCAGATGGCCACATTTGTAAAAAATTATGGACATCTCATCAACTGCAAGGTTATTGCTCCGGAAAGTGTAGGATTTACGGATAATTTTGCCAGTGCTTTACTGGATCCTGCGGCAATGGCCAATTTTGAAGTATATGGAGGTCACCAGTATGGTCTTATTCAGTCTGTCTACAAGCAATTTCAGAATAATAATAAAGAACTCTGGCAGACAGAATACCTGATCAACTGGAATTCATCATCTTCCCAGCCTGCCCGTGATTTCAGCTGGAATGCTGATGCATTTAATTTTGCAGCTAGTGTCAACAATGCATTATTGGGAAATATCAATGCATGGATCCATTATTCAGCCAAACGCTATTACGGTTTAATGGGCGACGGAATGTACGGAACTACCGCAGGTGTCATGACCAAAAGAGGTTATATCCTTTCACATTACGCCCGGTACACCACAGGAAAAACAAGAATAGTAGCAAAATGGGATGATAAAACCGGAGTTTTACAAGGTTCTTCCTATATTTCCCAGGATGGGAATCAGGTCGTTCTTATGGTTATTAATCCCTCTCAGAATGCCTATACTTTAAAGGTTGATCTCCCTTTTTACACTACTTCTGGTACAAAAGTCCTTACCAATTCACAATCCAGTATGGTCACCACACCGGTGGCTATGAGTACACCAACATTCCGGCCAGCTGCTGATATCAGCCCTTCCAGTGTCATGACCTTTGTTTTTAATAAAAGTGGAGACAGACCTGCTTCTCTAATGACGGGCGGTGATATTCATTATAATAAAATTGAAACCCAGACTGCTACCAATACAGCCTTTGGTACAGGATTCAATATCAGCAATACTACGGTAACCTTCTCCAACCCAAGTCCTCTTATCAGCAATAATATAACCGCCGCTAACGGATATCTTCAGCTTGATGACCGGTATAATAAGCTGATATTGCACGTAAACAGCTATACAACAGCGGGACAAAGCTATTCTGATAACACAACGTTGTATTATATCAACAGCCAGGGGGTAGCGAAATCTTATAATTATGGCAGAATCAACTTTCCTCAGGGAGGAAATTTTGATATGACATTCGATATTTCAAGACATGTGCTTACAGACGGATGTAAGGGAATTTTAGGATTGAGGAATTCCAATTACAGCTCTGTACTTACCCTGAATCTTGGAGACGTTTATTTCAATGTAGGAAATGAAAATGCTTCAAAATTCGGAGGAACCTATTCCGCAAGCGACAGCTATCTGATGGATGCCCTGGAAAACGGCTATTATACCTCTGTAGACTTTAGAAATGCTGCTGGGATTACCGCTTCCAATAACTGGCAGCCTATCAGTGCCAATGCTAACAGTATCTACTACATCAATTCAGGTACAAATTCATCGGCTGCCAATGTGATCTCGGGTGCCACATGCTCAAACCTTGTTCTCTCCGGCCAGGGGATGGATTTTCAGGTGCCGTTCAATTTCACAGCCAATAATGCTTCTTACAGCCGTACGTTCAATGGCTACGATGTGCTGATCCTGCCATTTCAGGCGAATATACCTTCCGGAGTAAGTGCATATTTGATGTCACCCGGATCCAATAATATCAACTGTACTGCAATTTCCAACGGAATTATTCCTGCGAATACTCCGGTACTGATCAATGCCACAGGAACTATCACTTTCATTGGTTCAGGAAATGTTTCCACGCCCAAGGCAATTACTGTAGACCAGATGAACGGCGTCTACCAGAGCATCAAGGTTCCGGCTGGCGGCTACCTCTTGAAAACTGAAAACGGGGTAACCGGTTTCTATAAAGTAACTGCCGGAAGTGAGCCTGTAATAACCTCCTTCAAAGCTTATCTTTCAGAAGAAAACACCTATTCTGCCAACGTTCTACCTTTAAATTTTGGATCGTTAAACACCAGAAATAACCTTACGGATACGAAAAAGGAAACTGTTAAGATCTATCCTAATCCTGTAAAAGCAGATCTTTTTATTGATTCTGATTTTCCGGAAGCTGTAGCCGCTATTTTTGATGGAAAAGGGGGTGTGATTGCATCCGGATTGAAGATCAATACAGGAAAAAACCAGATCAATGTTGCTGATATGCCTGCAGGTATTTACTTTATTGAGATTACTCATAAAAATAATGCGGTGATAAAACAAAAATTTGTCAAAGAATAAAACCCAATCCAAAGCCATCATAAGCTAATGTGATGATGGCTTTACCAATATCCATCCGATGATGGAAAAATCAAGATCGAAACAGAGAAGCATTAAAAAAAGGCACAGTCATCTGTGAACATCCGTGAAATCGGTGGTTAAAAAATTGAACCGCAAAAATCATAAAAGTTGTTAGGACTTTATTGAAACCATAATCCTTATGAAAAGAATTGTATTAACATTATGTGCAACATTGGCAGCCCCTTTGTTATTAGCTCAGAGCCATTATACGTACCCGTTCAGGAATCCCGATCTTCCTGTTAATGAAAGAATAGAAAACCTTCTTACTTTACTGACAACAGAAGAAAAAATAGGAATGATGATGGATAATTCCCAGGCAGTTCCCCGTCTGCAAATTCCTGCATATGGATGGTGGAATGAAGCCCTTCATGGAGTGGCAAGAGCAGGAACCGCTACTGTTTTTCCTCAGGCGATAGGAATGGCAGCTACATGGGATGTTGCGGAACATTTTAAAACCTTTGAAATGATTTCTGATGAAGCACGGGCGAAGTATAACCGGTCATTCGATGAAGCCCAAAAGACAGGACGTTACGAAGGGCTTACCTTCTGGACTCCTAACATCAATATCTTCCGTGATCCAAGATGGGGAAGAGGTCAGGAAACCTATGGCGAAGATCCCTATCTTACTTCCGTTTTAGGCGTTGCTGCTGTAAAAGGTCTGCAGGGGAATGACCCTAAATATTTTAAAACACATGCCTGTGCCAAACATTTTGCTGTACACAGCGGCCCGGAATGGAACCGGCATTCTTATAATGTAGAAATTTCTAAGAGAGATCTGTATGAGACCTACCTTCCTGCTTTCAAAGCATTGGTACTGGAGGGTAATGTAAGAGAGGTCATGTGTGCCTATAATGCTTTTGACGGTCAGCCGTGCTGTGCCAGCAATACCTTGCTCACGGAAATTCTCCGGGGAAAATGGAAGTACGACGGAATGGTGGTTTCAGACTGCTGGGCACTGGCCGATTTCTATCAGAAAAAATACCATGGTACCCATCCTGATGAAAAAACAACTGCCGCAGATGCTCTGAAACACTCCACAGATCTGGAATGCGGAGACACTTATAACAATCTTACCAAATCCCTGGCGGGCGGGCTGATTACAGAAAAGGATATTGATCTGTCAATGCGCAGGATTCTGAAAGGATGGTTTGAACTCGGAATGCTTGATCCGAAATCTTCCGTTCACTGGAATACAATTCCCTACGATGTTGTGGATTCTGAAGAACATAAAAAACAGGCACTGAAAATGGCACTGAAATCAATTGTGCTGATGAAAAACGAAAAAAATGTGCTGCCGCTCAGCAGAAATATCAAAAAAATTGCCGTTGTAGGTCCCAATGCGGATGACAGGCTGATGCAGCTGGGAAACTATAACGGAACGCCTTCTTCCATTGTAACAATTTTAGACGGGATCAAAACCAGGTTCCCGAATGCTGAAATCATTTACGAAAAAGGAAGCGAAGTCACAGACGCTTCTTCCAGAACTTCACTCTTCCAGAATTTTATCAGCCAGAAAAACGGGATCAAAG of the Chryseobacterium aureum genome contains:
- a CDS encoding glycosyl hydrolase 115 family protein, which encodes MNHLKIFFLTVLLGFCLKIHAAEPFISTEKSSGTLILKEKTVSLSIFTSPGTDQGIARAVKKLQADFQKVTGAQPVLLNQVSGLQSPLVIIGTAGTKSVIDDLIRQKKIDGKALTGKREKYIIQNISNPFPGVSEAIVIAGSDKRGTIYGIYEMSQQIGVSPWYYWADVPVQVKDHLYFKKGTYTDGEPAVEYRGIFLNDEEPSLGGWARATFGGINSQFYEKVFELILRLKGNYIWPAMWGKAFYDDDALSGPLANEMGIVMGTSHHEPMALAQTDWHRYIKKNNLPNVWDYSKNAEVLQKFWKSGIERSKNWEKLVTVGMRGDGDEAMGDGTNISLLEKIVKDQRKIIAEVTGKKAEKTPQVWALYKEVQDYYDQGMRVPDDVILLFCDDNWGNVRKLPDFSKPLHKGGYGIYYHFDYVGGPRNSKWINISPIQRVWEQMNLSYEHKVDKLWIVNVGDLKPMEFPVSFFLKMAWNPKQFNAGNLFEYTEEWAAQQFGEKHAREIARLINLYSKYNRRVTPETLDSKTYSLQNYNEFETVLNDYRTLALEALRLKEQIPSDYQDAYYQLVLYPIDACSNLYEMYYAVAKNRELAAKKDPEANIYADKVKACFERNAYLDNQYNNVIAGGKWKHMMDQMRIGYKSWADGKENIMPEVTYISDAEVPKEKIFQEKNGYVSIEAENFARMNQSDRIHWKVIPDFGKTKSGVTTFPQNAYPKTEENIWLEYDINFESKGELEVELLLAPTLNFNHNKGLRYEISWDDQPAQVVNFNGHYKGELGKWQSEHIIKSITKHSISQAGKHTLRFRVLEPGIVLEKILINTGGLKPSYLGAPESEMLH
- a CDS encoding T9SS type A sorting domain-containing protein, producing the protein MKKFLNLIAMYSMVLYFSGTLQGQLTTVKIDKNITYQKIRGFGGFVCSPQFAYNHMSTAEIQTLWGASSEGGYNMMRLYIPENSSNWSSVLATAQLAKSMGLTIFATPWTMPAAWKTNNHVNAVYTDTNGVQQIGYLKTENYQDYALYLNSFVTYLQNNGVDLDYISIQNEPDEMAQYQGCIWTPAQMATFVKNYGHLINCKVIAPESVGFTDNFASALLDPAAMANFEVYGGHQYGLIQSVYKQFQNNNKELWQTEYLINWNSSSSQPARDFSWNADAFNFAASVNNALLGNINAWIHYSAKRYYGLMGDGMYGTTAGVMTKRGYILSHYARYTTGKTRIVAKWDDKTGVLQGSSYISQDGNQVVLMVINPSQNAYTLKVDLPFYTTSGTKVLTNSQSSMVTTPVAMSTPTFRPAADISPSSVMTFVFNKSGDRPASLMTGGDIHYNKIETQTATNTAFGTGFNISNTTVTFSNPSPLISNNITAANGYLQLDDRYNKLILHVNSYTTAGQSYSDNTTLYYINSQGVAKSYNYGRINFPQGGNFDMTFDISRHVLTDGCKGILGLRNSNYSSVLTLNLGDVYFNVGNENASKFGGTYSASDSYLMDALENGYYTSVDFRNAAGITASNNWQPISANANSIYYINSGTNSSAANVISGATCSNLVLSGQGMDFQVPFNFTANNASYSRTFNGYDVLILPFQANIPSGVSAYLMSPGSNNINCTAISNGIIPANTPVLINATGTITFIGSGNVSTPKAITVDQMNGVYQSIKVPAGGYLLKTENGVTGFYKVTAGSEPVITSFKAYLSEENTYSANVLPLNFGSLNTRNNLTDTKKETVKIYPNPVKADLFIDSDFPEAVAAIFDGKGGVIASGLKINTGKNQINVADMPAGIYFIEITHKNNAVIKQKFVKE
- a CDS encoding beta-glucosidase, with product MKRIVLTLCATLAAPLLLAQSHYTYPFRNPDLPVNERIENLLTLLTTEEKIGMMMDNSQAVPRLQIPAYGWWNEALHGVARAGTATVFPQAIGMAATWDVAEHFKTFEMISDEARAKYNRSFDEAQKTGRYEGLTFWTPNINIFRDPRWGRGQETYGEDPYLTSVLGVAAVKGLQGNDPKYFKTHACAKHFAVHSGPEWNRHSYNVEISKRDLYETYLPAFKALVLEGNVREVMCAYNAFDGQPCCASNTLLTEILRGKWKYDGMVVSDCWALADFYQKKYHGTHPDEKTTAADALKHSTDLECGDTYNNLTKSLAGGLITEKDIDLSMRRILKGWFELGMLDPKSSVHWNTIPYDVVDSEEHKKQALKMALKSIVLMKNEKNVLPLSRNIKKIAVVGPNADDRLMQLGNYNGTPSSIVTILDGIKTRFPNAEIIYEKGSEVTDASSRTSLFQNFISQKNGIKGMKVEFFNNNEFKGEPANTSVNAASISYSSFGGTQLAPHVGRENTSAVISGIFKSTYTGEVIFSASTSDIYTLFVDGKEIATRKGPDARHSSEFPVKMEKGKEYHIELRHTQKGKYVSISFEVYRKDPVNFAAVRERVKNADAIVFAGGLSPNLEGEEMMVNAEGFRGGDKTSIALPEVQRNLLAELRKTGKPVVFVLCTGSALGLAQDEKNYDALVNAWYGGQSGGTAVADVLAGDYNPSGKLPITFYTNLEQLDNSLSKTSKHQGFENYDMQGRTYRYMTEKPLYPFGHGLSYSKFMYGNAKLSKNAISISENVTITIPVTNISDRDGEEVVQVYIKRNNDSQAPVKTLRAFERTLIISKETKNIRLTLSRDSFAFYDEKADDLVSKPGEYTILYGGTSDEAGLKAILLQVK